aaaagaaagaaaaaattatttattcttaccTGGTTAAAATCTTTGCGCATAAAAGCTCAGTATCTAGAGAAAATGACAATATATAGCcgatgcaagaaaaaaattaaataaaaaagggcGAAAAAGACCAAATGCACACACTTACAAAATGAGaatatttaacaaaaatatagAGCACtgattatttcataattatattcaGATTAAGGTGTACCATTTTGATATTGATTTCGGCTACATAATTTCCACTATAATATCATCACTGTATTGTAATATTTCAATGCCCCTCGCGATGAGAATTCAGTGAATTTTTACGTAAACGTTATAAAGGAGACTAAAATACTAACAAAATATCTGGCCGTAAAAGTCGATATCTTTGTTTGCCTAATTCGATGGAGTTTAATAATAGAacgcgcgtgaaaaaaaaaatttactaatAATGTATAAGTACgaagtctgaaaaaattcttctagCTGGTATACCAGCTGTACCATGTATTTGATCACCAGACGAAAGAATTAgacgaatttattattattattatcattgttattatatcgacaagtttattttatcttcgaaGTCCAGGTAAACCACATTAGAATATACCTTcagctgaggaaaaaaaattatcggtgGTTTTATAGGgattttgataaataattccgCACAGAAAGCGTTTGAACTTTAAACACATTCGATATTTCGTATCCCGTCAACACTTGTAACACTGTACAGATCGCAAgctgttgaaagaaaaagatttttttttcttcttgatatacgattaataattattatttagttatataatttatctaagttcgttggatttttttttcgtttgaagGAGGCTTATGCGATATTAAATatgtttaaatttttgatAAGTTTATTTCCTCAATGCCGTAAGTAaagtaatttaaaaatattatagtGTATTTGCGTGGCATTTTCGTTGAACCATAGGTACAACATCGCGTATATTATCGATTAAACCCACTGTACTAACACCGAGAAAACATTCGTTCCATCTCTTGTAAAGTTTGAACAAGGAATGCTCCTCTTttgcaacagcaacagcagcagcggcagtagCAGCAGGAAGCGCGCGCTACCGAAATCGATAATTTAAGTTATCAGCTACCACAAATACCGAACAGAGTTTTATTATCAGCAGAGTTTTCCATTGCCCGTTTCCGAGCTACTGGTCCTGAACTTACGAGAAATTAAACGAGACTTTAACGAGGCCGAGAATTCCATAAAAAGAATATCAGGTCATCGGGGAgaaatcatttgaaaattttatagtgTGGATACGGAATTGACTCTGATTACGTTCTATTGATAATTAAATGGTATAAATATCGCCGCAAACTCACGTATAAAATATCCGCCGGTCATTGCAGTGGAGGGTGCTCGGTACTTGAGCTCAAAATGAAGCTGATTCTGTCACATCGTATTTGTTAAATTGACGATGAGGGATACCGTGGTAATTGCCAATAGTAGCGGTGGCCGACTAGCCAGAGAGCTACGAGAGATAAggaattattttaataaaatatatattacgaaagaatgattttttaaatcttattTCTCAACGGCGGTAAacttatataagtatacaataACTTTCTGTATTTTCGTTCTTGTAAATGCCACCGTCTTTTCTTTGTGTAGATACATAAGTATTTACAAGCCTGCTTCTTCTGGCTGGTAAAAACAGTATCAGAATGAGTCATATATCACATTAATATCAGTTTACAATCAGCATGAGATAAATCTAAATTTACAAACTTAGACTCCACTCACATCTCTGATAGTGATGAACAAATTATCAATGATAAGAATGCCTATGACGGTCGTCCGTTATCGGATATATTCTTTCAcagtaaaaattcttcgaatgaATCTATtaatgattttattatttcattttgaaaagaatttaaaatgaagaatttgatTTGAATCTGTCGTTTACGCCGTTTGAATCTCCAGTTGAACAATCCTTTGTTACATTAACAATCGCCGgcgaattttttatctcaccaGAAACGGGGGCTTTAACATCAAAAGGTCGAATTACTCAATTACACTTGAAACTGCACTGCAATTTACGTTTAACTGCACGTGTACACGAGTATACGACGCATACTATGAGCTGCTCCAATAAatgcgcaattttttttatggttcccttcgcgaaaatttttacatgcGATACGGTTCAATTAATCACTgtacgaaataattttacgCAAAAGAAATCAGCTGGGCGATGTGATTGATAATCGTTGATTATTTCTTACTACAAATTCGTCGGATTAAATATCAGAAAGATATGCTTCCTATTGCACGTGGTATAAATGACTAAGTACAGGAGTTCCAGCGAAACTTTCACCATGCAGTAATGCAGTCTCCCACCATATGCAACATTTGTATCGTTAATACGTTAATAAATGTGGGGAGTCACCATGTAGTTGAATATCGGACCATAACACCATCTGTTAAACAATGTAGGTGTAACACTGTTCAATAGCTGAAGTTGGACAACGGGCTCATAGTTAACAGGGTAGGCTTGTGCGCGATAATTGCACGCGTGTCAGACGTGTGTGGGTATGAAATACAATTAGTTCAAAGTCTCTCTCTGTCTAGTCTGGTACTGACAGTGAGCTGCTCTCCGTGCTAACAGAGGGCAAATGTGTTTAGTTAATTAGCGTATGTAGATAATTTGATAGACAGGCGCATTGCCGCgtaattacaataattgtagctgttggaatattttgaaagaaaagaacaattgTTTCTGTTACAATTGTTCAATTCTAACACCATCGGTAATTTTTATAAGAACTAAAATTATTGGAATCGACTACGCGCGTCGTAATAAATCGCGTTCTCATTTTGACAAAAGATCCTTTTATTTGTTCAagatgtataattaattaattacccaGAATTAAAATATTACACTGCGTTAGTCGGACTCGCTATCTTCTGCTATCTTCTCCGCTGCCTCAAGGTCTTCCATTTTTGCTCTAGCTATTATTTCTTTCGCTGGGTTAAACATACCGTTTGTTTGAACGTTACAGATGAAGCATCTTGTACTCTTCTTGTATTGCTCAAGAGCGCATTTTTCACAAAAGTAATGTTTACATCTGTAAAGCACATTTCAAAAAGCTCTGTTATTCGTAATAGTATTCGTATGGTTTCAATTAGAGAAAATGACTCACTTTGTGACAACAGGATCGACGAATCTGTCTCTACaaataaaacatttgaatGGTAGGTCATCTCCGTCGCTATCTATCTCATATTTCTTGTCATCTTCATCTCCGCTGTTGTCGTATTCTCCACTAGCTGATTCCCGCTCCAACTGCCATCCGAGCTTATAATCGGATCGGTCATGTAGAAACTTACAGCTGTCTGCAAAAAGATGTATGCTTACTTAGAATCTCGTATATTTCTACCAAGAATAACAATTCAGTCTCACAAGCTCACCTCCAAAGCCACAAAATCCAGTTTCTTTGTAGTCTTTACAAATATCTGGCTGATAATCCCATCTCACAGTTGCTCGGAGATTAGCTGGAGCTCTGATAGGTCCCTTCCGAACCATACCACTGGATGCGTTTCCAGCAGCGGTATCCTTTTTCTTGTAGTACTGTGCATAGTTATTCATCCCTCGATATACTTTGTCATCTTCTTTACCTTCAAGTTCCTACAAATGACTATGAATTAAATAACGGTTTAAGGCCACCTCTGGTTCCAGTTTTTATGAGAAAATACATCTTATTTTGTCACCTCATTAATTCTTTGGGCTTTTTCAAAGAGGGCCTGGGCATCTCGGTCAACTTCTGTTTCGGTTTCAAGAATTGCAGTAGCTCCCTGATCGCTAGGCCCTGCAGGCATTACCTCTCTTTTACTCTTGTAAGAAACAGTAACACTGTCTTCTTCGGAATCATTATTGTCGTCCCCTACTACTAATCGCTGCTTTTTGGAGCTTGTCTGTAATAGAAAAGTCGAGTGTAAAACAATATAACAGAGAAAGATGTACTACGGATAAAGTCAGCAAAAATTACATACAGTTTGCCTCATGGGGTTTTGCaaatcgctttttttttcctttttgaatACCATAGTCTCGTCCTCACTGCTGTCTGAAAAAAGGATTATTTAGTTGTGAATTATTGGAAGGCAGAGACACGCACCTAGCCTCCAAAACACAGCATTCGGTAAATATCGCGCATAGAGATATTGTCACCAAGACAAAACTAACTGATTATCACCAAATTAACTCACGGttgtcttcttcattttccttgCGTTTTCTAGCCGCGTTGTTACGgatctttcttttcttaaatATAAACGTACAATTCGGCTTCTCCGGATTTTCGGCGTTGgccatatttttatttgtgtaCATCACGTGATCCTTGATTGACATTTTGGTTTTCGTTGTCAATTTTTAACCAAGGAATCGGCTGTTCGTTTGTAAACAATTCTAGTGCAGTGTATTAAACGGTTGTAGAAAATTCAATCAGTGTCTGACAAATAATACTGTCAGAAACAACATTAGTGTGTATATTACGCTGGTAAGTAAATTACagctaattaaaaaaacatattttgaCAAGAATAGATGCTTAAGAATGAACGAAAAGGTTATGCTCAAAATGCTGCAGTGAgaaattctttcatcttttgaTAATTGTACTGAAACATTTCAGATATAATTCAACAAATCTTCAacatgagtaaaaaaaagaatatggcTATAGATTTTCACGATAATATGATTTTGCTCACGAGGAAATACCTCAAACGAAAGATTATGTGTCCTGAAACGAAGTTCAGACACCACGTCAAAGAAAGACTACACATCTTAGATCTGTTGAAGAGAACTGTCGAAACTGGAGAAAGTAATTCAGCTTTACTTATCGGCCCGAGGGGCTGTGGAAAGACCACGGTGAGATCAAAAAGATCTGTCTAATTTATATCTGTATGGAATTTCCTTTCTCCAGAGCTGCTCTAAACTTTAAGTACTTATTTACAGCTGGTCAACAGTGTGTTGAAGGAGTTAGCTTCGTTAAAATCATTTAAAGATGATGCTTTGGTAGTTAATCTTCATGGATTAGTTCACACAgatgatcgtatggcactgaAAGATGCTACACGTCAAATGCAGTTAGAAAATGCAGTTGGTGATAAAGTTTTTGGGACATTTGCAGAAAACCTAAGTTTCTTGTTAGAATGCCTGAAATCTGGGGATAAGAAATGGTCCAAGCCTGTGATATTTATTCTTGATgagtttgatttattttgtgCACATCACAATCAAACATTGCTATACAATCTATTTGACGTTGCGCAGTCTGCGCAGGTAAGATATTGGAGCAAAATTCTTTTCTGAATTTATGATCAATCTTGAATTTAATTTGATGCTTTTCTATAGGCTCCAATATGCGTCTTGGGGCTCACCTGTAGGCTAGATGTTATTGAGCTGCTAGAAAAGAGGGTCAAGTCAAGATTCTCACATAGGcagatatttctttttcccggTGATACTTCCGGCTCAGAACAACCGACTTCTGCATTTGACGATCGCTTAAAGCTCTTTCAACATCTATTAAGTTTACCAGATGACGAAAACGTCAATGAGACAGATCAGCAGTACGATGACTGTAAAATAAATCCCCAATTTGGAGCTATGTGGAACGAGTACATAAAGAGTTTGACAGAAAATGCGACAATGGTTAATTTACTCAAAAGAATGTACCACATTGACGTaagtgaaagaaatttcagGAATTTCTTGGCTGTCGTTGTATCTTCACTATCAGAGAAACACCAGAAATTAGAAGTAAATGACTTTGTTGAAGCAAATAAATTCTTCTCACAAGATGATAAGGTACTAATGCTCCAGGGATTATCCGTCCTTGAGTTATGCTTGGTAAGGTTACATCGATTTTTATCCATAAATATGAGCTTGATACGACTTCGAGATTATCCAATTGCCCACAGATAATTGCCATGAAACACCAGACGGAAATATACGACGGAGAACCATTAAATTTCGAAATGGTTTTAAATCGATACGTTAAATTTGCCAACCAGAATTCATCCGTCCAAACTGTTCAACGGCCTGTGATAATGAAGGCTTTTGAACACGTGAAAgtgagtaataataataaatgtttCTGAGATCTAGAAACTGttatttttgtctctttcaaaatttatattcacagAATTTGGAACTCCTCGCGCCAGTCGGAGGGCCGAATACACGAGTAGAGAAAGAGTATCAGctctataaatttttattaacacCTCATCAAGTTGCTGAGGCTGTTAAAAATTATCCAGGTCTTCCTACCGAAGTTGCGCAATGGGCTATTAGTAGTTTacaatagaaaaaaggaaaacaaataGTGCCAGTTAGGTTTGAGGTGAATAGTTTTCGGGTCCGGCTGCTCGTTTCTGTTCTGAATTAATAGAAGGCAGTAGGTGTTTGAAGTGCAGCTTTTGCAGCTACTCAATTCTTCATTCTTTGGATCTCTAACGTTAATATCTCTCTGACAATAGTTTTTTGTCCATGCAGTATTCCTAGGGGTTTAGGGAGCTAATCCTGAAAAAAATAGCCCAAGTAGTTTCTAGTTGGACTTTGCACGTCGTAGGTATTCACCAATTTTAAATAGTTAATATTCATCAGAAGACCTTGAATCGAAAGGAAGGTGATTTATTtaggtattcatttttttgaacaaGTCAATATTGATTCGTCAATAATTATATCGCGTGCGTTTCCATTTTACTTATAATTGATTGAGTTATTTATTACCGATATTTGTCTGGAACGTGTGGATTGCATTACTTGTAAGACGTGTTTGTATTTCTATTTATACATTtctaataaatttatatttgaaatCGAGGTGCCTAGGAATTTCCCTCTTCAATTTATCCATCCTAGTTTTTGGTCTTTGCTCTTTAATGGAGGATTTGCTAAACCGTCGTTTATAGCAAAAATACGTCTGTTTATCAACCCTGATGATTTTCCCTGTTTCGACTGATTATAATTTCTGCCCATCATCTTCATGagcttttttgcttttttttcacgcttgTATGTATCCAAGTAATCTTCATGCCCTGTCAAAAGTAGATTCGGTAATAGCATAATTCCGGAATGAGGAATAttaactttgaaatacctggATTGATTCCCACCCGCGTTACATCTTCAAGTTGATTGTACTTTGGAAAAGGACGGAGAGTAGACATTGCTCTGCTCACACCGATCTGCCGGAAAGATCGATAGCATGCaggatagaaaaatgaatcgttCTTTGTTAGACTCTTACCTGTACGTGTCTGATTCGGTGTTCGACCAAATCTGCTCCAAGCAGCTCTTCGAACATATCCATTCTTATTGGGATTAATTTATTGACAATCTAGAAGGTATTGTGATTAGCAAGCACTCCAATTTAGGATTAATGAGTGATTTTTAATAATCCTTACCCACAACAGAATTATGGAAGTTAAAAAACTCCAACTACCTAGGCACAATCCAGATAGACATTGAACGCCAAATAAGTACCAGCCTCCACCTAAGTAAACCAGAAATAACGATTGTCCTCTAAAAGGTTtcgatctcattgtcagttagaTATGCAAAAGCCAAATTACCTTTGAACAATCCCGTTCTTCCGTTGGTTGTATTCAGTGGTAGTGGATTCCCGGCAAAAAGACCAACAGCCAAAACCCCCCAAACCCCAGCAGCTCctgataaaaaattcgaatgattttgTATGGAAATCGAGTAAAAATCATTTGTTCTTCTCATACCATGGACAGAAGATGCTCCTACTGGATCATCTATCCCAAGTCTATCCAATGCAGGCATTGTTAAACACGCTATCAATCCCCCAACCGCTCCAACTACTAGCGCTTCCCATGCTTGATAGAGAAAACAGCCCCCTACACGAAAAATTGCTATAAAGCAATTCAAatatctgattttttctttggtattctatcagtttattttttcacctgtaACAGCAACCAAAGCGCCAAGAATCCCGTTAATCTGGCTCAGAATATCGATTCCCTTAGGGTTAATTAGGCTGAAAATCAGGCCCACTAATCCACCACCCATGCTTCCCATCATTGTTGAAACTGCAGCCCTTGCAGCATATTTCCAACGCTCTCCGCTCACACCATAGGTGCTTCCACTATTGAACGCAAGCCAACCCCACCTGAAAAATTGGTGATGATTATTACTTCCCTCATAAAAATTAGAATACCTCTCCTCACCACAAAACAAACATTCCCATGACCGCGTTAACGGGACATCCAAGAGGTAAAGGGTCCGTGCCTCTGTCATATCGACCTAATCTTGGGCCTAGCATCATA
This region of Athalia rosae chromosome 7, iyAthRosa1.1, whole genome shotgun sequence genomic DNA includes:
- the LOC105689201 gene encoding E3 ubiquitin-protein ligase RNF113A, whose amino-acid sequence is MSIKDHVMYTNKNMANAENPEKPNCTFIFKKRKIRNNAARKRKENEEDNHSSEDETMVFKKEKKSDLQNPMRQTTSSKKQRLVVGDDNNDSEEDSVTVSYKSKREVMPAGPSDQGATAILETETEVDRDAQALFEKAQRINEELEGKEDDKVYRGMNNYAQYYKKKDTAAGNASSGMVRKGPIRAPANLRATVRWDYQPDICKDYKETGFCGFGDSCKFLHDRSDYKLGWQLERESASGEYDNSGDEDDKKYEIDSDGDDLPFKCFICRDRFVDPVVTKCKHYFCEKCALEQYKKSTRCFICNVQTNGMFNPAKEIIARAKMEDLEAAEKIAEDSESD
- the LOC105689200 gene encoding origin recognition complex subunit 4, with the translated sequence MSKKKNMAIDFHDNMILLTRKYLKRKIMCPETKFRHHVKERLHILDLLKRTVETGESNSALLIGPRGCGKTTLVNSVLKELASLKSFKDDALVVNLHGLVHTDDRMALKDATRQMQLENAVGDKVFGTFAENLSFLLECLKSGDKKWSKPVIFILDEFDLFCAHHNQTLLYNLFDVAQSAQAPICVLGLTCRLDVIELLEKRVKSRFSHRQIFLFPGDTSGSEQPTSAFDDRLKLFQHLLSLPDDENVNETDQQYDDCKINPQFGAMWNEYIKSLTENATMVNLLKRMYHIDVSERNFRNFLAVVVSSLSEKHQKLEVNDFVEANKFFSQDDKVLMLQGLSVLELCLIIAMKHQTEIYDGEPLNFEMVLNRYVKFANQNSSVQTVQRPVIMKAFEHVKNLELLAPVGGPNTRVEKEYQLYKFLLTPHQVAEAVKNYPGLPTEVAQWAISSLQ
- the LOC105689197 gene encoding putative ammonium transporter 2 isoform X5, whose protein sequence is MEELNKSLLTEFRENLSMNGNDTIDDLRYVSSIYNLNQEDTIWLVTSSFIIFTMQTGFGMLESGCVSLKNEVNIMMKNVVDIVLGGLTYWLFGFGMSFGREEPGNPFVGVGGYLIDPSIDDELMGSTCAAFLFQLSFATTATTIVSGAMAERCNFKAYCLFSLLNTVVYCIPAGWVWGDHGFLKRMGVVDIAGSGPVHLIGGVSALAGAMMLGPRLGRYDRGTDPLPLGCPVNAVMGMFVLWWGWLAFNSGSTYGVSGERWKYAARAAVSTMMGSMGGGLVGLIFSLINPKGIDILSQINGILGALVAVTGGCFLYQAWEALVVGAVGGLIACLTMPALDRLGIDDPVGASSVHGAAGVWGVLAVGLFAGNPLPLNTTNGRTGLFKGGGWYLFGVQCLSGLCLGSWSFLTSIILLWIVNKLIPIRMDMFEELLGADLVEHRIRHVQIGVSRAMSTLRPFPKYNQLEDVTRVGINPGHEDYLDTYKREKKAKKLMKMMGRNYNQSKQGKSSGLINRRIFAINDGLANPPLKSKDQKLGWIN
- the LOC105689197 gene encoding putative ammonium transporter 2 isoform X4, yielding MEELNKSLLTEFRENLSMNGNDTIDDLRYVSSIYNLNQEDTIWLVTSSFIIFTMQTGFGMLESGCVSLKNEVNIMMKNVVDIVLGGLTYWLFGFGMSFGREEPGNPFVGVGGYLIDPSIDDELMGSTCAAFLFQLSFATTATTIVSGAMAERCNFKAYCLFSLLNTVVYCIPAGWVWGDHGFLKRMGVVDIAGSGPVHLIGGVSALAGAMMLGPRLGRYDRGTDPLPLGCPVNAVMGMFVLWWGWLAFNSGSTYGVSGERWKYAARAAVSTMMGSMGGGLVGLIFSLINPKGIDILSQINGILGALVAVTAIFRVGGCFLYQAWEALVVGAVGGLIACLTMPALDRLGIDDPVGASSVHGMRRTNDFYSISIQNHSNFLSGAAGVWGVLAVGLFAGNPLPLNTTNGRTGLFKGGGWYLFGVQCLSGLCLGSWSFLTSIILLWIVNKLIPIRMDMFEELLGADLVEHRIRHVQIGVSRAMSTLRPFPKYNQLEDVTRVGINPGHEDYLDTYKREKKAKKLMKMMGRNYNQSKQGKSSGLINRRIFAINDGLANPPLKSKDQKLGWIN
- the LOC105689197 gene encoding putative ammonium transporter 2 isoform X2; translated protein: MEELNKSLLTEFRENLSMNGNDTIDDLRYVSSIYNLNQEDTIWLVTSSFIIFTMQTGFGMLESGCVSLKNEVNIMMKNVVDIVLGGLTYWLFGFGMSFGREEPGNPFVGVGGYLIDPSIDDELMGSTCAAFLFQLSFATTATTIVSGAMAERCNFKAYCLFSLLNTVVYCIPAGWVWGDHGFLKRMGVVDIAGSGPVHLIGGVSGEFGISSSDQMQRILITNFQRYSALAGAMMLGPRLGRYDRGTDPLPLGCPVNAVMGMFVLWWGWLAFNSGSTYGVSGERWKYAARAAVSTMMGSMGGGLVGLIFSLINPKGIDILSQINGILGALVAVTGGCFLYQAWEALVVGAVGGLIACLTMPALDRLGIDDPVGASSVHGMRRTNDFYSISIQNHSNFLSGAAGVWGVLAVGLFAGNPLPLNTTNGRTGLFKGGGWYLFGVQCLSGLCLGSWSFLTSIILLWIVNKLIPIRMDMFEELLGADLVEHRIRHVQIGVSRAMSTLRPFPKYNQLEDVTRVGINPGHEDYLDTYKREKKAKKLMKMMGRNYNQSKQGKSSGLINRRIFAINDGLANPPLKSKDQKLGWIN
- the LOC105689197 gene encoding putative ammonium transporter 2 isoform X3; this encodes MEELNKSLLTEFRENLSMNGNDTIDDLRYVSSIYNLNQEDTIWLVTSSFIIFTMQTGFGMLESGCVSLKNEVNIMMKNVVDIVLGGLTYWLFGFGMSFGREEPGNPFVGVGGYLIDPSIDDELMGSTCAAFLFQLSFATTATTIVSGAMAERCNFKAYCLFSLLNTVVYCIPAGWVWGDHGFLKRMGVVDIAGSGPVHLIGGVSGEFGISSSDQMQRILITNFQRYSALAGAMMLGPRLGRYDRGTDPLPLGCPVNAVMGMFVLWWGWLAFNSGSTYGVSGERWKYAARAAVSTMMGSMGGGLVGLIFSLINPKGIDILSQINGILGALVAVTAIFRVGGCFLYQAWEALVVGAVGGLIACLTMPALDRLGIDDPVGASSVHGAAGVWGVLAVGLFAGNPLPLNTTNGRTGLFKGGGWYLFGVQCLSGLCLGSWSFLTSIILLWIVNKLIPIRMDMFEELLGADLVEHRIRHVQIGVSRAMSTLRPFPKYNQLEDVTRVGINPGHEDYLDTYKREKKAKKLMKMMGRNYNQSKQGKSSGLINRRIFAINDGLANPPLKSKDQKLGWIN
- the LOC105689197 gene encoding putative ammonium transporter 2 isoform X1 codes for the protein MEELNKSLLTEFRENLSMNGNDTIDDLRYVSSIYNLNQEDTIWLVTSSFIIFTMQTGFGMLESGCVSLKNEVNIMMKNVVDIVLGGLTYWLFGFGMSFGREEPGNPFVGVGGYLIDPSIDDELMGSTCAAFLFQLSFATTATTIVSGAMAERCNFKAYCLFSLLNTVVYCIPAGWVWGDHGFLKRMGVVDIAGSGPVHLIGGVSGEFGISSSDQMQRILITNFQRYSALAGAMMLGPRLGRYDRGTDPLPLGCPVNAVMGMFVLWWGWLAFNSGSTYGVSGERWKYAARAAVSTMMGSMGGGLVGLIFSLINPKGIDILSQINGILGALVAVTAIFRVGGCFLYQAWEALVVGAVGGLIACLTMPALDRLGIDDPVGASSVHGMRRTNDFYSISIQNHSNFLSGAAGVWGVLAVGLFAGNPLPLNTTNGRTGLFKGGGWYLFGVQCLSGLCLGSWSFLTSIILLWIVNKLIPIRMDMFEELLGADLVEHRIRHVQIGVSRAMSTLRPFPKYNQLEDVTRVGINPGHEDYLDTYKREKKAKKLMKMMGRNYNQSKQGKSSGLINRRIFAINDGLANPPLKSKDQKLGWIN